The following are from one region of the Stanieria sp. NIES-3757 genome:
- a CDS encoding phosphate transporter translates to MSLAIIFQLSLVAILAFYVAWNLGANDVANSMGTSVGSKAITLKQALIIAGILEFTGAVIFGHEVSATLATKIANPELFIDQPQLFVLGMISVLIACGLWLQIATRKGLPVASSHAVVGAIAGFSLVAIGQNAVDWGNIGLICVGWLVTPIISAIIAAFFYNLLQNYLLNTLDSLTRLQEWIPWLSSSLVGVFSIIVLPRIWQENIFQSFPLPLHDLSLLVGGTGTLAISWFSWQQLEKAKQNSEEKRAAIEKIMAKFQVFSACFVAFAHGSNDVGNAIAPLAAIVYVFNYNSVPINGINIPAWILILGGLGIVAGLAVQGKNVITTIGEDIITLVPSSGFCAELATATTILLASRIGLPVSTSHALVGSVVGIGILQKTQKVQWQTIKSVILAWVITIPAAAILGIISFSLLRILIQ, encoded by the coding sequence TTGTCTTTAGCAATTATTTTTCAACTTAGTTTAGTTGCAATTTTAGCTTTTTATGTAGCTTGGAATTTGGGAGCTAATGATGTTGCTAATTCGATGGGAACTTCAGTTGGTTCAAAAGCAATTACTCTCAAACAAGCTTTAATTATTGCTGGTATTTTAGAATTTACTGGTGCAGTTATTTTTGGTCATGAAGTGTCAGCTACTTTAGCCACCAAAATAGCTAATCCCGAGCTTTTTATCGATCAACCTCAACTATTTGTGTTGGGAATGATCTCAGTATTGATAGCCTGTGGTTTGTGGTTACAGATTGCTACTCGCAAAGGTTTACCCGTTGCTTCTTCTCATGCTGTTGTAGGCGCGATCGCAGGATTTAGTTTGGTGGCTATCGGACAAAATGCGGTAGATTGGGGCAATATCGGGTTGATTTGTGTGGGATGGTTGGTTACACCTATAATTAGTGCGATTATTGCTGCTTTTTTTTATAATTTACTGCAAAATTATTTATTAAATACTCTTGATTCCCTTACCCGTTTACAAGAATGGATTCCTTGGTTAAGTAGCAGTTTAGTTGGTGTTTTTAGTATTATCGTTTTACCGAGAATTTGGCAAGAAAATATCTTTCAATCTTTTCCGCTTCCGCTTCACGATCTTTCTTTGTTAGTCGGAGGCACAGGTACACTTGCTATTAGTTGGTTTAGTTGGCAGCAGTTAGAAAAAGCTAAACAAAACAGTGAAGAAAAAAGAGCAGCTATAGAAAAAATTATGGCAAAATTTCAGGTATTTAGTGCCTGTTTTGTCGCTTTTGCCCACGGTTCTAATGATGTTGGTAATGCGATCGCGCCTTTAGCAGCAATTGTATATGTTTTTAACTATAATTCTGTTCCCATTAATGGGATTAATATTCCTGCTTGGATTTTAATTCTTGGTGGTTTAGGAATTGTGGCTGGTTTGGCTGTCCAAGGGAAAAATGTTATTACTACTATTGGAGAAGATATCATCACTCTTGTTCCTAGCAGTGGTTTTTGTGCCGAACTTGCTACAGCTACTACAATTTTGTTAGCTTCTCGAATTGGTTTACCAGTATCTACCTCCCATGCTTTAGTAGGTAGTGTGGTTGGTATCGGTATCTTGCAGAAAACTCAAAAAGTTCAATGGCAAACAATTAAATCGGTGATTCTCGCTTGGGTTATTACTATACCTGCTGCTGCTATTTTAGGGATAATTAGTTTTAGTTTATTACGTATATTAATACAATGA
- the menB gene encoding naphthoate synthase encodes MEFEWQTAKTYEDILYQKWDGIAKISINRPHKRNAFRPKTIFEMYDAFCDAREDSSIGVVLLTGVSPHTDGKYAFCAGGDQSVRGKAGYLDDQGVPRLNVLDLQRLIRSLPKVTIALVAGYAIGGGHVLHLLCDLTIAADNAIFGQTGPKVGSFDGGFGASYLARIVGQKKAREIWFLCRQYNATEALSMGLINCVVPVEELEIEGIKWAKEVLEKSPIAIRCLKAALNADCDGQAGLQELAGNATLLYYMTEEGTEGKQAFLEKRPPDFRQYPWLP; translated from the coding sequence ATGGAATTTGAATGGCAAACAGCCAAAACCTATGAAGACATCCTTTATCAAAAATGGGATGGTATCGCCAAAATCAGCATCAATCGTCCTCATAAACGAAATGCTTTCCGTCCTAAAACTATTTTTGAAATGTACGATGCTTTTTGTGACGCTAGAGAAGATAGTTCTATTGGTGTCGTTTTACTCACTGGGGTAAGTCCTCATACGGATGGAAAATATGCCTTTTGTGCTGGAGGCGATCAAAGTGTGAGAGGAAAAGCTGGTTATCTTGACGATCAAGGAGTTCCTCGTTTAAATGTTCTCGATTTGCAACGTCTGATTCGTTCTCTTCCTAAAGTTACTATTGCTTTGGTAGCTGGTTATGCGATCGGAGGTGGTCATGTTCTTCATCTTTTATGTGATTTAACTATTGCAGCAGATAACGCTATTTTCGGGCAAACAGGGCCAAAAGTAGGCAGTTTTGATGGTGGTTTTGGTGCTAGCTATCTAGCTCGTATTGTCGGACAAAAAAAAGCCAGAGAAATTTGGTTTCTTTGTCGTCAGTACAATGCCACCGAAGCTTTATCAATGGGTTTAATTAACTGCGTTGTTCCTGTAGAAGAATTAGAAATAGAAGGAATTAAATGGGCAAAAGAAGTTTTAGAAAAAAGTCCTATTGCCATTCGTTGTCTCAAAGCAGCTTTGAATGCCGATTGTGATGGACAAGCTGGGTTACAAGAACTAGCTGGTAACGCAACTTTGCTTTATTACATGACAGAAGAAGGAACGGAAGGAAAACAAGCATTTCTAGAAAAACGCCCTCCTGATTTTCGTCAGTATCCTTGGTTACCTTAA
- a CDS encoding hypothetical protein (protein of unknown function DUF721), with product MSFNSLDRILALLEQQPGWEQYQQYRQVVDCWQQVIDQKLAQHTRPLYISRQILWVAISSYSLAQELSLQRFSLLKKLNHQLSFVLKDIRFSPQHWYQSNNSVSNSTQASHPSQIEISQTENKIVNSAPAKDLNTAVQRWQKILQERSQNLPTCPQCGCPTPLGELERWQLCCHCISQKWATESHLRTANLEVNNKQQKNQD from the coding sequence ATGTCTTTTAATTCCCTTGATCGCATTTTAGCTCTACTAGAACAACAACCAGGTTGGGAACAATACCAACAGTATCGCCAAGTGGTTGATTGTTGGCAACAGGTAATAGACCAAAAATTAGCCCAGCATACCCGCCCTTTATATATTTCTAGGCAAATTCTTTGGGTGGCTATTTCGAGCTATAGCTTGGCACAAGAATTATCTTTACAAAGATTTTCTCTACTCAAAAAACTCAATCATCAATTATCTTTTGTTCTCAAAGACATTCGTTTTTCGCCTCAGCATTGGTATCAAAGCAATAATTCAGTAAGCAATTCTACTCAAGCATCCCATCCCAGTCAGATCGAAATTAGTCAAACTGAAAATAAGATTGTTAACTCTGCTCCAGCTAAAGACCTTAACACTGCCGTGCAACGTTGGCAAAAAATTCTCCAAGAGCGATCGCAAAATTTACCTACTTGTCCTCAATGCGGTTGTCCAACTCCCCTAGGAGAACTTGAACGTTGGCAATTATGTTGTCATTGTATTAGCCAAAAATGGGCTACTGAATCTCATTTGCGTACTGCTAATTTAGAAGTAAATAACAAACAACAAAAAAATCAAGATTAA
- a CDS encoding thiamine biosynthesis protein ThiC, protein MRTEWVAKRSGQINVTQIHYARQGIITEEMHYVAKRENLPVELIRDEVARGRMIIPANINHVNLEPMCIGIASKCKVNANIGASPNSSDINEELDKLHLAVKYGADTVMDLSTGGGNLDQIRTAIINASPVPIGTVPIYQALESVHGKIENLTPDDFLHIIEKHAQQGVDYMTIHAGILIEYLPLVKNRITGIVSRGGGIIARWMLHHHKQNPLYTHFDDIIKIFKKYDVSFSLGDSLRPGCTHDASDEAQLSELKTLGQLTRRAWEHDVQVMVEGPGHVPMDQIEFNVRKQMEECSEAPFYVLGPLVTDIAPGYDHITSAIGAAMAGWYGTAMLCYVTPKEHLGLPNAEDVRNGLIAYKIAAHAADIARHRPSARDRDDELSTARYNFDWERQFELSLDPERAREYHDETLPADIYKTAEFCSMCGPKFCPMQTKVDADALTELEKFLAREQETVAQS, encoded by the coding sequence ATGAGAACAGAATGGGTTGCCAAGCGAAGTGGACAAATTAATGTTACCCAAATACACTACGCTCGTCAGGGAATCATCACTGAAGAAATGCACTACGTTGCTAAACGGGAAAATCTTCCAGTCGAACTAATTAGAGACGAAGTAGCTAGAGGAAGAATGATTATCCCGGCTAATATCAATCACGTTAATTTAGAACCGATGTGTATTGGTATTGCTTCTAAATGTAAGGTAAATGCTAATATAGGTGCATCACCAAACTCTTCAGATATTAACGAAGAATTAGACAAATTACACTTAGCCGTCAAATATGGTGCTGATACAGTGATGGATTTGTCTACTGGAGGCGGGAATCTCGATCAGATTCGCACAGCAATTATTAATGCTTCTCCTGTACCCATTGGCACCGTACCAATTTACCAAGCTTTAGAAAGTGTTCATGGCAAAATTGAAAATCTCACTCCCGATGATTTTCTGCACATTATTGAAAAACACGCTCAACAAGGCGTAGATTACATGACCATTCATGCAGGTATTTTGATTGAATACTTGCCCTTGGTAAAAAACCGCATTACTGGAATCGTCTCTCGCGGTGGTGGTATTATTGCTCGCTGGATGCTACACCATCACAAACAAAATCCTCTTTACACCCATTTTGATGACATTATTAAAATTTTTAAGAAATACGATGTTTCTTTTAGTTTAGGGGATTCTTTGCGTCCTGGTTGTACCCATGATGCTTCGGATGAGGCACAGTTATCTGAACTTAAAACTCTTGGACAATTAACCCGTCGCGCTTGGGAACATGACGTACAGGTGATGGTAGAAGGTCCCGGTCACGTACCGATGGATCAAATTGAGTTTAATGTCAGAAAACAAATGGAAGAATGTAGCGAAGCACCTTTCTACGTTTTAGGGCCTTTGGTAACCGATATTGCTCCTGGATACGATCATATTACATCAGCGATCGGAGCAGCTATGGCTGGTTGGTATGGTACAGCAATGTTGTGTTATGTAACTCCAAAAGAACATTTAGGTTTACCTAATGCAGAAGATGTTCGTAATGGCTTAATTGCTTATAAAATTGCTGCTCATGCTGCTGATATTGCCCGTCATCGTCCTAGTGCTAGAGATCGAGATGATGAGCTTTCTACGGCTCGTTATAACTTTGATTGGGAACGTCAGTTTGAATTATCTCTCGATCCTGAACGCGCTAGAGAATATCACGACGAAACTTTACCAGCAGATATTTACAAGACTGCGGAGTTTTGTTCGATGTGTGGGCCCAAATTCTGTCCCATGCAGACTAAAGTTGATGCAGACGCATTAACTGAGTTGGAGAAGTTTTTAGCAAGAGAGCAAGAAACTGTGGCTCAAAGTTAA
- a CDS encoding DnaJ domain protein: MAKTEDYYFILQVSSDASTQDIKASFRRLARQYHPDLNPNDLVAAEKFKLISQAYNVLCDTTKRRRYDRELAFGNQTTKTKNSASSSQDYYFKGVQKSQQRQYQRAIDYYSKAIELDGNFVEAYLKRCEMRYKLGDNQGVLEDCSRVLEIDGTVAKAHYYQGRARYRLGYTQSAIDSYTQAIYHENSYAQAYYYRGIAYRDLKDSLPAVEDLHTAAELFRLQGNHSAYRLTKKNIQGLNPKNWQINELFGWSGNLLTNVLTTLVIYLFNPGGGLLPAFARLEKQQAMEVGIIYAALTDFFFLIGIYMSFEEINFSWLELLLIGSVPFFSLIIIANLMRNLCRGSGGIEGDIFMVGAALIPLGLMTLILGFILSFSFNLLIIIMLIYGFCYSILTLYSGCTQLWNISETKAALIVPSMLIISGSLVYFALSTLVIST; the protein is encoded by the coding sequence ATGGCAAAAACTGAAGATTACTACTTTATTCTTCAAGTTTCTTCTGATGCGTCTACTCAAGATATTAAAGCATCTTTTCGTCGTCTTGCACGTCAATATCATCCCGATCTTAATCCTAATGATTTGGTGGCAGCAGAAAAATTTAAACTGATTTCTCAAGCATACAATGTTCTCTGCGATACAACAAAACGCCGTCGCTATGATCGCGAGCTTGCTTTTGGCAATCAAACCACAAAGACAAAAAATTCTGCTTCAAGTTCTCAAGATTATTATTTTAAAGGCGTACAAAAATCTCAACAACGACAATATCAAAGAGCGATAGATTATTATTCTAAGGCGATCGAGCTTGATGGCAATTTTGTCGAGGCATACCTCAAACGCTGTGAAATGCGTTACAAACTGGGGGATAATCAAGGTGTGCTTGAAGATTGTTCCCGTGTGTTAGAGATAGATGGAACTGTTGCCAAAGCTCACTACTATCAAGGAAGAGCTAGATATCGTCTTGGTTATACTCAATCCGCGATCGATTCTTATACCCAAGCAATTTATCATGAAAACAGTTATGCTCAGGCTTATTACTATCGAGGTATCGCCTATCGAGATTTAAAAGATAGTTTACCAGCAGTTGAAGATTTGCATACAGCAGCAGAACTATTTCGTCTTCAAGGCAACCATAGTGCTTATCGTTTGACTAAAAAGAATATTCAAGGTCTAAACCCAAAAAATTGGCAAATTAACGAGTTATTTGGCTGGTCTGGTAATTTATTAACTAATGTTTTAACAACCTTAGTAATTTATTTATTTAATCCAGGAGGAGGATTATTACCCGCGTTTGCTCGTTTGGAAAAGCAGCAAGCAATGGAAGTAGGAATTATATATGCTGCTCTGACTGATTTTTTCTTTCTGATTGGCATTTATATGAGTTTTGAAGAAATTAATTTTTCTTGGTTGGAATTATTGCTGATCGGTTCAGTTCCTTTTTTTAGTTTAATTATAATTGCCAATTTAATGCGGAATTTGTGTCGAGGTAGTGGTGGTATAGAAGGAGATATCTTTATGGTTGGGGCTGCTCTGATTCCGCTTGGTTTAATGACTTTAATCCTTGGTTTTATTTTATCTTTTTCCTTCAATTTATTAATAATTATTATGTTAATTTATGGTTTTTGTTATAGTATTTTAACTTTATATAGTGGCTGTACCCAACTTTGGAATATTTCTGAAACAAAAGCTGCTTTAATTGTTCCTTCAATGTTGATTATAAGTGGCTCATTAGTTTATTTTGCTTTGAGTACTTTAGTGATATCTACTTGA
- a CDS encoding major facilitator superfamily transporter, whose protein sequence is MQTFLIIWIGQVVSLFGSKLTEFALGFWILEQTYQETGTISQFALTILLIYLPKVIISPVAGVLIDRWNRRYAMILSDSVSGVITIVVMLLVFSGKLQVWHIYVAVTINSAFGAFQLPAYLAAIAQLVPKENFSRANGMVQASSGAAKIAAPFIAGWLMKVFGIEGVLFIDITTFVVALITLLVVKFPNHKRRNHKQTKIIEQLVNETLSAWKYITARASLLKLLSFIAISYFTTGMLEVVLWPLLYKPDSTTELGSVLSIGGCGMLLGSILMTVWNGPKYLVKTIIIFVGIQGIIILLSGLKISILAMGIGIFCYLFSLPIIVSCNQTIWQRKIPPRLQGRVFALQQTIERSLAICAYLLAGPLVDRVLNPLMSEDGFLAHSIGKIIGTGVGQGIALLLILLGLVNLVAVALAWRQPRLQKLEKELPDLGKSQFKFEQFDLTEPHNC, encoded by the coding sequence ATGCAGACTTTTTTAATCATTTGGATTGGACAAGTTGTTTCTCTGTTCGGTTCTAAATTAACAGAATTTGCGTTAGGGTTTTGGATTTTAGAACAAACCTATCAAGAAACTGGAACAATTTCTCAATTTGCACTAACAATTTTATTAATTTATTTGCCCAAAGTAATAATTTCTCCTGTAGCAGGAGTTTTGATAGACCGCTGGAATCGACGCTATGCAATGATTTTGAGCGATTCAGTATCAGGAGTAATTACTATAGTAGTGATGCTCTTGGTTTTCTCTGGAAAATTGCAAGTCTGGCATATTTATGTAGCTGTCACGATTAATTCTGCTTTTGGTGCCTTTCAATTGCCTGCTTATCTAGCTGCGATCGCTCAACTTGTGCCTAAAGAAAATTTTAGTCGTGCTAATGGCATGGTACAAGCTTCTAGTGGGGCAGCTAAAATTGCTGCGCCTTTTATTGCTGGTTGGTTAATGAAAGTATTCGGAATTGAAGGAGTACTATTTATTGATATAACTACTTTTGTCGTAGCTTTAATTACATTATTAGTTGTTAAGTTTCCTAATCATAAACGTCGCAATCATAAACAGACTAAAATTATCGAACAACTTGTCAATGAAACTTTATCCGCTTGGAAATACATTACAGCTAGAGCAAGTTTACTTAAGTTGCTCAGTTTTATTGCAATTAGCTACTTTACAACGGGAATGCTAGAAGTAGTTTTGTGGCCCTTATTGTATAAACCCGATTCAACTACTGAATTAGGTTCAGTTCTCTCCATTGGTGGTTGTGGAATGTTGTTGGGTAGTATTTTAATGACAGTTTGGAACGGACCTAAATATTTGGTCAAAACCATTATTATTTTTGTTGGTATTCAAGGAATAATAATCTTATTAAGTGGTTTAAAAATCTCCATCCTAGCTATGGGTATTGGTATTTTTTGCTATTTATTTTCTTTACCAATTATTGTTAGTTGTAATCAAACAATTTGGCAACGTAAAATTCCACCAAGATTGCAAGGAAGAGTGTTTGCACTGCAACAAACTATTGAAAGGTCTCTTGCTATTTGTGCTTATCTTTTAGCTGGACCTTTAGTAGATCGAGTGCTTAATCCTCTAATGAGTGAAGATGGTTTTTTAGCTCATAGTATTGGCAAAATTATTGGTACAGGAGTAGGACAAGGAATTGCTTTACTATTAATTTTACTAGGATTAGTTAATCTAGTTGCTGTTGCGCTTGCGTGGCGACAACCCCGCTTACAAAAATTAGAAAAGGAACTGCCAGACTTGGGAAAGTCCCAATTTAAATTTGAACAATTTGATTTAACAGAACCGCATAATTGCTGA
- a CDS encoding glycosyl transferase, group 1 translates to MKIAIITSGFLPVIDGVTVSGWNRIQKLSEWGHQVLLFCPDYSAISSIYPNWQDFTGNILPGVRVVNLKSTPFFVEFERNVAFYSYSKLQQELEKFQPDVIHVDEPERLFVGFWRVAGKDYAQKHHIPCLSFFRTNFLEYLEDFFPLPKPLLNLLIYLIRKLIIYVYNSYDLTLVTSKVTEPKIRKIGIKNIFYSNLIGFDTSKFNPQLRQANFFKTNYNLPELDDKVKLIFLGRLTPDKGWGFTLKALPKLFQTIDKNKIAILIAGDGEMKTEICQTISQFTPHFYCFGRVAPEQIPVLLVNSDFHVTTSEKETRGLTVLEAFAANIPVLAPRAGGVVENIQDGINGFLFTPQDQDDFIHKLKILVENQSLRQQMGIQGRKSVIGKYSWEQAVTNLLNIWQEQIIRYQNIIVDG, encoded by the coding sequence ATGAAAATCGCTATTATTACTTCTGGTTTTCTTCCTGTAATTGATGGAGTAACTGTTAGTGGCTGGAATCGCATCCAGAAATTAAGTGAATGGGGACATCAAGTATTATTATTTTGTCCCGATTATAGTGCGATCTCTTCAATTTATCCTAACTGGCAAGACTTTACAGGTAATATTTTACCTGGGGTCAGAGTAGTTAACCTAAAAAGTACTCCTTTCTTTGTAGAATTTGAACGTAATGTTGCTTTTTATTCTTATTCAAAATTACAACAAGAACTAGAAAAATTTCAACCAGATGTTATTCATGTTGATGAGCCAGAACGTTTATTTGTAGGTTTTTGGCGAGTAGCAGGAAAAGACTATGCCCAAAAACATCACATTCCCTGTCTTAGTTTTTTCAGGACTAATTTTCTTGAATATTTAGAAGACTTTTTTCCTTTACCCAAGCCTTTACTTAACTTGCTTATCTATCTAATTAGAAAGCTCATTATTTATGTTTATAACTCTTACGATTTAACTTTGGTTACAAGCAAAGTTACCGAACCAAAAATTAGGAAGATTGGCATTAAAAATATTTTTTATAGTAATCTAATTGGTTTTGATACTTCTAAATTTAATCCTCAACTGCGTCAGGCAAATTTTTTTAAAACTAACTATAACCTTCCTGAACTAGACGATAAAGTAAAACTAATTTTTTTAGGAAGATTAACCCCTGATAAAGGTTGGGGTTTTACCCTTAAAGCACTACCAAAACTTTTTCAAACCATCGATAAAAATAAAATTGCTATTCTGATTGCTGGCGATGGAGAAATGAAGACAGAAATTTGTCAAACAATAAGTCAATTTACTCCTCATTTTTATTGTTTTGGTAGAGTTGCTCCAGAACAAATTCCCGTACTTTTAGTCAATAGTGATTTTCACGTTACAACTTCAGAAAAAGAAACCAGAGGATTAACTGTTCTTGAAGCTTTTGCTGCTAATATTCCAGTTTTAGCTCCTCGTGCTGGTGGCGTAGTAGAAAATATTCAAGATGGAATTAATGGATTTTTATTTACTCCTCAAGATCAAGATGATTTTATTCATAAGTTAAAAATATTAGTAGAAAATCAATCTTTACGTCAGCAAATGGGAATTCAAGGCAGAAAATCAGTGATTGGTAAATATAGCTGGGAACAAGCCGTAACAAACTTATTAAATATTTGGCAAGAGCAAATTATTCGCTATCAAAATATTATTGTTGATGGTTAA
- the tpiA gene encoding triosephosphate isomerase, producing the protein MYKTQAESVEFVQAFKPEIEDTAEGREIVLCTPFTSLTAMSKILHGSKIRLGAQNIHWEDQGAYTGEIAGNMLTEIGVNYVIIGHSERRQYFGETDETVNLRLKAAQRHGMIPILCVGETKQQRDAGQTESVIINQLQQDLVDIDQNNLVIAYEPIWAIGTGDTCESVEANRVIGIIRQQLTNQDVPIQYGGSVKPSNIDEIMAQPEIDGVLVGGASLEADSFARIINYE; encoded by the coding sequence ATGTATAAGACTCAAGCAGAGTCTGTTGAATTTGTGCAAGCATTTAAACCTGAAATAGAAGATACTGCTGAAGGAAGAGAAATTGTTTTATGCACTCCCTTTACTTCTCTAACGGCAATGTCCAAAATTTTACACGGCAGTAAAATTCGTTTAGGTGCGCAAAATATTCATTGGGAAGATCAAGGAGCGTACACTGGAGAAATTGCAGGTAATATGCTCACAGAAATTGGAGTTAATTATGTAATTATCGGTCATAGTGAACGTCGTCAATACTTTGGAGAAACAGATGAGACTGTTAATTTACGTCTCAAAGCTGCACAACGTCATGGAATGATTCCAATTCTTTGTGTCGGCGAAACTAAGCAACAACGAGATGCAGGACAGACGGAAAGTGTTATTATCAATCAACTTCAACAAGATTTAGTTGATATCGATCAAAATAACTTAGTCATAGCTTACGAACCTATTTGGGCAATTGGTACGGGAGATACTTGCGAATCAGTAGAAGCTAATCGAGTGATTGGAATTATTCGCCAGCAACTAACCAATCAGGATGTTCCTATTCAGTACGGTGGTTCTGTTAAACCAAGTAATATTGATGAAATTATGGCACAACCAGAAATTGATGGTGTACTTGTAGGAGGTGCTAGTTTAGAAGCTGATAGTTTTGCTCGGATTATTAATTATGAGTAG
- a CDS encoding peptidase U62 modulator of DNA gyrase translates to MTLATINTLITQEEALALIESTIKQSEAEGVFVSLSNSESALSRFSENQISQNIRKNRFKLAITSYFGKSSASASTTELDPEAIKQTVRRSEELARFAPEDPEWMPLLPPQNYESRTPAFDLATANLSPLAKGEMLQQVCLRAKNAGVNGSGTLSTAVSLQAIGNSAGLRACDRTTEADFSFTARQEDGSSWSNRTALSIEQLPFETITEEVIQKAIASRQPRPIEPGNYTVIFEPAAMGSLLPWVIWNLDARAADEGRSFMSRRDLGRAEARSDRDGQFSNRIGERIFSPLLQVQRNSAHPLLQGSTFFSDGLSNNYLEIIKDGIPQTLSYSRYWAQQQQQTATSPFYPIVMTGSSQNLSDLIAQTERGILVSRAWYVRSVNPKTLEVTGMTRDGTFLIENGQLVYPVKNLRFNQSLPEMLANLEAVGRVQRCGSNVIPGCKITNFHFSSVTDSI, encoded by the coding sequence ATGACTTTAGCTACAATCAACACTCTCATCACTCAAGAAGAAGCTTTAGCATTAATCGAATCTACCATTAAACAATCCGAAGCTGAAGGGGTTTTTGTTAGCCTCAGCAATAGTGAATCTGCGTTAAGTCGTTTTTCAGAAAATCAAATTAGTCAAAATATTCGCAAAAATCGCTTCAAATTAGCTATTACTAGTTATTTTGGGAAAAGTAGTGCTTCTGCCTCTACTACAGAACTCGATCCAGAGGCAATCAAACAAACTGTACGACGTTCAGAAGAATTAGCTCGTTTTGCACCAGAAGATCCTGAATGGATGCCATTACTTCCTCCCCAAAATTATGAATCAAGAACTCCTGCGTTCGATCTTGCTACAGCTAATTTATCTCCTCTTGCCAAAGGCGAGATGTTACAACAAGTATGTCTGCGGGCAAAAAATGCAGGGGTAAATGGTTCGGGTACTCTGAGTACCGCAGTCTCTTTACAAGCAATTGGTAATTCAGCAGGATTAAGGGCTTGCGATCGCACTACTGAAGCCGATTTTAGTTTTACCGCCCGCCAAGAAGATGGTTCTAGTTGGAGTAATCGTACTGCTTTGAGTATCGAACAATTACCATTTGAAACGATAACTGAAGAAGTAATCCAAAAAGCGATCGCATCTCGTCAACCTCGCCCCATCGAACCAGGAAACTATACAGTTATTTTTGAACCCGCAGCTATGGGCAGTTTATTACCTTGGGTTATTTGGAATTTAGATGCCAGGGCAGCCGATGAAGGACGTTCTTTTATGTCTCGTCGCGATCTCGGCAGAGCCGAGGCGCGGAGCGATCGAGACGGTCAATTTAGTAATCGAATTGGCGAAAGAATTTTTAGCCCTCTGCTTCAAGTACAGCGTAATTCGGCTCACCCTTTATTGCAAGGAAGTACTTTTTTTAGTGATGGCTTAAGTAATAATTATCTAGAAATTATAAAAGATGGTATACCTCAAACTCTTTCCTATAGTCGTTATTGGGCGCAACAACAACAACAAACAGCAACAAGCCCTTTTTATCCTATCGTTATGACAGGTTCGTCACAAAACCTCTCAGATTTAATTGCTCAAACTGAAAGAGGAATTCTAGTTAGCCGTGCTTGGTATGTTCGTTCTGTTAATCCCAAAACCTTGGAAGTTACGGGTATGACTAGAGACGGTACTTTCTTAATTGAAAATGGTCAACTAGTCTATCCCGTTAAAAATTTGCGTTTTAATCAAAGCCTACCAGAGATGCTTGCTAATTTAGAAGCTGTCGGTAGGGTACAACGCTGCGGAAGCAACGTCATACCTGGCTGTAAAATAACAAATTTTCATTTTAGTAGTGTTACCGATAGTATTTAA
- a CDS encoding hypothetical protein (protein of unknown function DUF1001), whose product MTFSAQLIALGQYLAGEFDNHPQALAQPAWYVHLRLWIRPVPLFTEDSITLFAEQASVVNLNQPYRPRLLRLRESEANPQQLLVEYYMFKDIEPVKGAGTNPKLLQQITLEQIEFLPNCTLNVELQHNSANNYHFKTFPEKDCPCSFNYQGKNFQVFLGFEVTPETLLTYDKGINPETGKGIWGALLGAYQFTKIQDFADELLI is encoded by the coding sequence ATGACTTTTTCTGCTCAACTCATCGCTTTAGGACAATATCTTGCTGGTGAATTTGACAATCATCCTCAAGCTTTAGCTCAACCTGCTTGGTATGTTCATTTGCGTCTGTGGATACGACCAGTACCATTATTTACTGAAGATAGTATTACTTTATTTGCCGAACAAGCTAGCGTAGTTAATCTTAACCAACCCTATCGTCCTCGTCTTCTACGTCTCAGGGAAAGTGAAGCTAATCCCCAACAACTGCTAGTAGAGTATTATATGTTCAAAGATATTGAACCAGTTAAGGGTGCAGGGACTAATCCCAAGCTTTTGCAGCAAATAACTTTAGAACAAATCGAATTTTTACCAAATTGCACTCTCAACGTAGAATTACAGCACAATTCAGCAAATAATTATCATTTTAAAACTTTTCCTGAAAAGGACTGTCCTTGTAGTTTTAATTATCAAGGTAAGAATTTCCAAGTATTTTTGGGTTTTGAAGTGACTCCTGAAACTCTATTAACCTATGACAAAGGTATCAATCCAGAAACAGGCAAAGGAATTTGGGGTGCTTTACTTGGTGCTTACCAGTTTACTAAGATTCAAGATTTTGCTGATGAATTATTAATTTAA